A genomic stretch from Ictalurus punctatus breed USDA103 chromosome 2, Coco_2.0, whole genome shotgun sequence includes:
- the disp1 gene encoding protein dispatched homolog 1 isoform X2, producing the protein MLMNRPKVIKKRGGQRITLNEIKDKQNGTSVKTISSVMFQVRSHPQYWSLCQRATSASCCPSWTLGNYIAVLTNKSSCQKITERDVSLTLKVLRSCAKYYYNSTLGPECWDVNTRRKDQFKCASVPRKCTKYNAVYHILHFLVDKDFLNPKSVEFHPPDLKYSMLFSPTEKGESMMNIYLDNFENWNSTDGITTVTGIEFGIKHNLFQDYLLTDTMYPAIAIVIVLVVMCVYTKSVFITIMTMFAIISSLIIAYVLYRVVFNFEFFPFMNLTALIILVGIGADDAFVLCDVWNYTKIDKPNTELSETVNVTLHHAALSMFVTSFTTAAAFYANYVSNITAIRCFGVYAGTAILVNYVLMVTWLPAVVILHERYLLNIFMCFRSPHHTTSFLKSIYRNANKCLFALSECSRIFFEKVLPCIVIKLRYLWLFWFLVITAVGAYIVCVSPKIKLPSLELSEFQVFRSTHPFERYDAEYKKLFMFERVHHGEDLHMPITIIWGVIPIDSGDPMNPKNKGKLTLDTSFNIASPASQVWILNFCQKLRNQSFVFQSNEQDFTSCFMETFKQWMENQDCDEARVYPCCSQSTFPYKQDVFELCIKRAIMELDRSTGYHLDSKTPGPRFDINDTIRAIVLEFHSTYHFTLAYEKMHLFYHEVDSWIQEELKNAPDGLSYGWFVSNLEFYDLQDSLSGGTLIAMALSVVVAFSVMLLTTCNIIISLYAIISIAGTIFVTVGSLVLLGWELNILESVTISVAVGLSVDFAVHYGVAYRLAPEPDREGKVVFSLSKMGSAIAMAALTTFIAGAMMMPSTVLAYTQLGTFLMLIMCISWAFSTFFFQCMCRCIGPQGTCGQIPMPNLFAKCHAFKAGASDSSTTYCEGKPCQASKYKSDTRGQVVEFELEPLAANVRNGEKTEVQNACTQLNNEGAPEHASCCPMNNKIDCVKENSDPNGMKNTDSVYLHNYSYNNGCTCGHFLSQHKMSTHWTHRHTCMQEKECPCPASQFASTGNHVAKDQSIFSTLNTLHTTMNHDVNHVHCVPAHFHKCSQAPTTITSCLKKHGCYHRGCNVPTLHHQTQDPTRADESHLTSPCKPPPDAINARAHTPQLSVGQCCTLPQTPRDCMIDDGTHKSGDKALNHIKSNVANASVLVQDYNDKLKVAPTMFDRSVQCKQYHRTTNEDSPKRDSYLNGTLKVNCKQKTDENVQVLPFNSLSLSESLC; encoded by the coding sequence GTTCGATCCCATCCACAGTACTGGAGTTTGTGTCAGCGTGCCACATCTGCCTCCTGTTGTCCTAGCTGGACCCTGGGGAACTACATAGCTGTGCTCACCAACAAGTCATCCTGCCAAAAGATAACAGAAAGGGATGTATCACTTACCTTAAAGGTCCTACGCTCTTGTGCCAAGTACTATTATAATAGCACATTAGGTCCAGAGTGTTGGGATGTAAATACCCGCAGGAAAGACCAGTTCAAGTGTGCCAGTGTCCCCAGAAAGTGCACCAAATACAATGCTGTATATCATATCCTACATTTCTTAGTGGACAAGGATTTCCTTAACCCAAAGAGCGTTGAATTCCATCCACCCGATCTCAAATACAGCATGCTGTTTTCTCCCACAGAGAAAGGTGAAAGTATGATGAACATTTACTTGGACAACTTTGAGAACTGGAACTCCACAGATGGCATCACCACTGTCACTGGTATAGAGTTTGGCATCAAACACAATTTGTTCCAGGACTACCTTCTTACAGATACTATGTATCCTGCAATAGCAATTGTGATTGTGCTAGTAGTTATGTGTGTATACACCAAGTCTGTTTTCATCACCATCATGACCATGTTTGCCATCATCAGCTCCTTAATTATCGCCTATGTTCTTTATCGGGTTGTCTTCAATTTTGAATTCTTCCCCTTTATGAATCTTACGGCATTAATCATTCTTGTTGGAATTGGCGCGGATGATGCTTTTGTGTTATGTGATGTGTGGAACTACACAAAAATTGACAAGCCAAACACTGAGCTCTCTGAAACTGTAAATGTCACACTTCATCATGCAGCTCTTTCAATGTTTGTCACCAGCTTCACTACAGCTGCTGCCTTCTATGCTAATTACGTCAGCAACATTACAGCCATCCGCTGCTTTGGTGTCTATGCAGGCACTGCTATCCTGGTCAACTATGTTCTGATGGTAACCTGGTTACCTGCTGTGGTGATTCTTCATGAGCGATACCTGCTTAACATCTTCATGTGCTTCAGGTCACCGCATCACACCACAAGCTTTTTGAAGAGCATATATCGGAATGCCAACAAGTGCCTATTTGCTCTATCAGAGTGTTCCCGCATTTTCTTTGAAAAGGTATTGCCATGCATTGTAATCAAGCTGCGTTACCTGTGGCTCTTTTGGTTCCTGGTCATAACTGCTGTTGGAGCGTATATTGTCTGTGTAAGCCCTAAAATAAAACTACCTTCCTTGGAGCTATCAGAATTTCAAGTATTTCGCTCCACACATCCTTTTGAACGCTATGATGCAGAATACAAAAAACTGTTCATGTTCGAACGTGTCCACCATGGAGAAGATCTCCACATGCCTATTACCATAATATGGGGTGTTATTCCAATAGACAGTGGTGATCCCATGAACCCCAAAAATAAAGGTAAACTGACACTTGACACAAGTTTTAACATTGCAAGCCCTGCCAGCCAAGTATGGATTCTCAACTTCTGTCAGAAGCTCAGGAACCAAAGCTTTGTGTTCCAGTCTAATGAACAAGATTTCACCAGTTGCTTCATGGAGACTTTTAAGCAGTGGATGGAGAACCAAGACTGCGATGAGGCTAGAGTCTACCCATGTTGCAGTCAGTCCACATTCCCCTACAAACAGGATGTTTTTGAGTTATGCATCAAGCGAGCTATTATGGAGCTGGATCGCAGCACTGGCTATCATTTGGACAGTAAGACACCAGGGCCAAGATTTGACATTAACGATACAATCCGTGCCATCGTGCTTGAATTTCATAGTACATATCACTTCACCTTAGCATATGAAAAAATGCATCTGTTTTACCATGAGGTGGATTCCTGGATCCAGGAAGAGTTAAAGAACGCTCCAGATGGATTAAGCTATGGTTGGTTTGTCAGCAACTTGGAATTCTATGACCTCCAGGATAGTCTGTCTGGTGGAACACTTATTGCCATGGCACTGTCAGTGGTGGTTGCCTTCAGTGTTATGCTCCTAACTACCTGTAATATCATTATTAGCCTTTATGCCATTATCTCTATCGCTGGAACCATTTTTGTAACTGTGGGATCATTAGTGCTTTTGGGGTGGGAACTTAATATACTCGAGTCTGTTACTATCTCAGTAGCTGTAGGGCTTTCTGTGGACTTTGCAGTTCATTATGGTGTAGCATACCGTCTTGCTCCAGAACCCGATAGGGAAGGGAAGGTGGTTTTTTCATTGAGCAAAATGGGTTCAGCCATTGCCATGGCAGCACTCACCACTTTTATTGCTGGAGCAATGATGATGCCATCCACAGTACTGGCTTACACCCAGCTTGGTACATTTCTGATGCTAATCATGTGTATCAGTTGGGCTTTTTCTACATTCTTCTTTCAGTGCATGTGTCGCTGTATCGGTCCACAGGGCACTTGTGGACAGATTCCTATGCCTAATTTGTTTGCGAAGTGTCATGCTTTCAAAGCAGGTGCCTCTGACTCATCGACCACCTACTGCGAAGGAAAACCCTGCCAGGCAAGCAAATACAAGTCAGATACCAGGGGACAAGTGGTAGAGTTTGAACTGGAGCCATTGGCAGCTAATGttagaaatggggaaaaaacgGAGGTCCAAAATGCATGTACTCAACTAAACAATGAAGGTGCACCTGAACATGCATCTTGTTGTCCAATGAACAACAAAATAGACTGTGTAAAAGAAAATTCTGATCCTAATGGCATGAAGAACACAGATTCTGTATATCTGCATAATTACTCTTATAATAATGGCTGTACCTGTGGCCATTTTTTGTCCCAGCACAAAATGAGCACACACTGGACCCATCGCCACACCTGTATGCAAGAAAAAGAGTGTCCATGCCCAGCTTCACAGTTTGCTTCAACAGGCAATCATGTAGCCAAAGATCAGAGCATCTTCTCCACCCTAAATACATTGCACACAACTATGAATCATGATGTGAACCATGTCCACTGTGTTCCTGCCCATTTCCATAAGTGTTCCCAGGCTCCAACCACAATAACTAGCTGTCTCAAAAAGCATGGCTGCTACCATAGGGGATGTAATGTGCCCACATTGCACCATCAAACACAGGACCCAACTAGAGCTGATGAATCACACTTAACCAGTCCATGTAAACCCCCACCTGATGCCATAAATGCTCGAGCTCACACTCCGCAGCTTTCTGTAGGTCAGTGCTGCACATTACCTCAGACGCCCAGAGACTGCATGATTGATGATGGAACACATAAGTCAGGGGACAAAGCATTAAACCACATAAAAAGCAATGTGGCAAATGCTTCTGTTTTGGTGCAAGATTACAATGATAAACTTAAGGTGGCtcccaccatgtttgacagaagTGTACAATGCAAGCAGTACCACAGAACCACAAATGAAGACTCGCCCAAAAGAGACAGTTACTTAAATGGTACTTTAAAAGTAAACTGTAAGCAAAAAACTGATGAAAACGTTCAGGTCCTTCCCTTTaactccctctctttatctgaAAGTTTATGCTGA
- the thbd gene encoding complement component C1q receptor — protein MKAFLGVVMALGLVRVQGRKPNHGSCVDDYCVTVHTDVVDFNSAQKSCKDNGGHLMTVRTMAANSVISDLLTGYTGHFWIGLRYMSNSCADSTMDLKGYTWITGDKATNFTNWKKHGISCSQRCVSLSKSDPKWTERQCNYTIEGYLCEYANVNKCTRLPSESPVQYETPFGFSSEDLQDVPNASNATQQNLGTKYICADGSWIKAPWNCEVYKGGCEHACNKWNNTFSCTCLPGYKLESNAVRCSKAHSDPCVQANCSQECVVKGENYVCQCLNGYELGKDGKTCKEIDNCNNKQLCPEENSYCVNTADGFECRCKTGFRKEKDTCEDDDECFSGPCEHTCNNNVGSYNCECLEGYRVSSENKHECTLHCSQFECLAVDCDINKPHQCSCPAGFILEERPNGGVCVDIDECQESDCDQNCMNTPGSYNCSCTEGFHIIGNTKCVKTKELSTTTSVGIFTPTTRNPPIKTGLCTPEFLLGIIVFAVMVILLMVCVIHHNMKRCGNITTNKSRGKDVHALQQVTTEKYVKKGSITNDNYN, from the coding sequence ATGAAGGCTTTTCTAGGAGTGGTCATGGCGCTTGGACTTGTAAGAGTTCAGGGGAGAAAACCAAATCACGGCAGCTGTGTGGATGACTACTGCGTTACTGTCCATACAGATGTTGTGGATTTTAATTCAGCACAAAAGTCCTGTAAGGATAACGGAGGTCATTTAATGACTGTACGAACAATGGCAGCAAACAGTGTCATATCAGATCTGTTAACTGGATATACTGGACATTTTTGGATTGGTTTAAGGTACATGAGTAACTCCTGCGCAGATTCAACCATGGATCTGAAAGGATACACGTGGATAACTGGTGATAAAGCAACCAATTTCACAAACTGGAAAAAGCATGGAATCAGCTGCTCTCAGAGATGCGTGTCACTGTCTAAAAGCGACCCAAAATGGACAGAAAGACAGTGTAATTATACAATTGAAGGATATTTGTGCGAGTACGCAAACGTTAATAAGTGCACACGACTTCCATCCGAGTCACCAGTTCAGTATGAAACTCCTTTCGGATTTTCCAGCGAGGATCTCCAAGACGTACCCAATGCCAGCAATGCAACACAACAAAATCTGGGAACTAAATACATCTGTGCTGATGGCAGCTGGATTAAAGCACCTTGGAATTGTGAAGTTTATAAAGGAGGTTGTGAACATGCTTGCAACAAGTGGAACAATACATTCAGCTGCACCTGCCTTCCAGGTTATAAACTTGAAAGTAACGCAGTCCGATGTAGCAAGGCTCACAGCGACCCGTGTGTGCAAGCGAACTGTTCTCAAGAATGTGTAGTGAAGGGAGAAAATTATGTTTGTCAGTGTTTAAATGGATATGAACTTGGCAAGGATGGAAAGACCTGCAAGGAAATTGACAACTgcaataataaacaattgtGCCCAGAAGAAAATTCCTACTGTGTCAACACTGCTGATGGCTTTGAGTGTCGCTGTAAGACTGGCTTTAGGAAGGAAAAGGACACatgtgaagatgatgatgaatgcTTTTCTGGACCTTGTGAACACACATGCAATAACAACGTAGGTAGTTACAATTGTGAATGCTTAGAAGGTTATAGAGTGTCATCAGAGAACAAACACGAATGTACACTTCATTGTTCACAGTTTGAATGTCTGGCTGTAGACTGTGACATTAACAAACCTCATCAGTGTAGCTGTCCAGCTGGCTTCATTCTAGAAGAACGGCCAAATGGTGGGGTTTGTGTTGATATAGATGAGTGTCAAGAATCAGATTGTGACCAAAATTGCATGAATACTCCTGGGAGTTATAACTGTTCTTGTACTGAAGGTTTTCATATTATTGGTAATACCAAATGTGTCAAGACAAAAGAATTAAGCACAACAACATCTGTTGGCATCTTTACACCTACAACCAGGAATCCCCCAATCAAGACAGGTTTATGCACACCTGAATTTCTTCTTGGAATAATTGTGTTTGCTGTTATGGTAATTCTGCTGATGGTCTGTGTCATTCATCACAATATGAAGCGCTGTGGGAATATTACTACAAATAAAAGCCGCGGGAAAGATGTGCACGCTTTGCAGCAGGTCACTACAGAGAAGTACGTCAAAAAAGGATCTATCACTAATGATAATTACAATTAA